The Silurus meridionalis isolate SWU-2019-XX chromosome 16, ASM1480568v1, whole genome shotgun sequence genome has a segment encoding these proteins:
- the LOC124398754 gene encoding pleckstrin homology domain-containing family G member 1 isoform X4 yields MDSAQCNDRPISYTSTSSSASSSRDSHCSAVLGSVSERDQDSGAIRLELIPTRQLEEVEPTAPANQYDERKVAYVDHVVQEILETERTYVQDLKSIVQDYLECISNQARPMLGLEDRNSLFGNIREIYCFNRDLLHDLEKCNADPVAIAQCFVAKSEEFHIYTQYCTNYPRSVAVLSECMRNKVVAKFLRERQECVKHSLPLGSFLLKPVQRILKYHLLLHEIATHLEKDSQRHGVVQEAIDTMQRVAWHINDMKRKHENTVRLQEIQSLLTNWQGPDLIGYGELVLEGTFRVQRVKNERTFFLFDKLLLITKKREETYAYKAHILCCNLMLVEVIPKEPLSFSVFHYKNPKLQHTVQAKSQQDKRTWIQHLKRLILENHPAKIPAKAKQAILEMDVHQCSPEGQNRNNLKEGPSPRRARRKTEPLSKLLKNKHAISSPDIQKRSSFGATLLSPVVHLGTIGRSRSLVSQSQESLDPGDHGDHSDIDEGLHPQDADDEDESGMGSGGKLRVPGKSSRKRLNAQVSVDSIDHWKNHSLDHIDLQTAKESLQKETVHTPILRVTCPPETRADHFSQFLGTSSGHSVPNIWADHRVRRAMFPTRQKTVQIDDDEDIYQMFVPTENDTSGHDIESDHDAVDDHPGRPCSWHVEQTKSGQLDLPANRNKVLRRASSVGEQQSERQSPTKKAVLKEEVHNNTESSSNEISGSSSTEQLTIDDIEVVYDNISYEELQAMGLIRKDPEVKPAVPPQILVSPVEIESSSESSRSSGQEGAPFEPANMQTPEDEENVYDTIVFRELPPSFAETGRANEHAANQDNEESPKADFTLSQNLETVVFEERPNLESSKVAKRPLPKIPTVSITDMDIPLNLDKPSEQSVSDHMSEQVDEIWNDLENYIRNNEKKADKLPAAFPVNRPESPHKKCDSPSKIESSSDKLHNTPTKAVKSQLKSQDSQDKTQNLPRKSHPSPNRKCNPARKTSDAHVRTDGVKKVKKSTSSPSSPAFHPIPTFKFPVLSVPKLVREPTFEIDEPESPPSTPPATPSVPQASSPAPQTSRPAPQVSSCAPQISSPAPQVSNLARQTSSDPPQVSSPAPQVSSPAPQTFCPITHISSPASQVSSPAPQVSSPAPHISNPAPQVQVFSQISSPVSQVQVSSPISQISSPVSQVQVSSPISQISSPVSQVQVSSPISQISSPVSQVQVSNPISQILSPVSQVQVSSSIPEIQISSPEPPPGTVKSIRNKLARLSSGSFRIDDEDIPTSKEPELQTLFCGLDPSFLPLASSGLLIGGDAGDQLLDLGEKGRNRVFLMARQYSQKIKKANQLLKMKSMDHEPSCTRLRTNKAKDLAAILEEKKQGGAAIGARIAEYSHLYEQVMFKEPPTTTPVLKSSVSVSGPHPFSSRSGLASSPSLPESAFPETDWLNCTYSNGELAGFVSWPAEVGGGSSPQPQMTPAMSVPALKNLPPPPSAPANQRWSTCVSPASKDDSEHIYSTLGERSVKAPPYSRCQSSSSLAEHQEKENSGNMGNLGHTTSHSGGTVMSGCGLGPRQHSLPECPTQVTSDLSLSCDLTLRDSQKVLVLNRHSNQNAISATQNYLANFKDDDDDDDYVEIRSEDESDRMEKGYTSSPDPALHGYTRSDPDEGQQALNQPKIVQSLREKFQCLGSSSFA; encoded by the exons ATGGATTCTGCCCAGTGCAACGACCGGCCGATCAGctacacctccacctcctcttctGCCTCCTCATCACGGGACAGCCACTGCTCAGCCGTGTTAGGCTCCGTCTCTGAGCGGGACCAGGACTCTGGGGCCATCCGACTAGAACTCATCCCCACCCGACAGCTGGAGGAGGTGGAGCCAACTGCTCCAGCCAATCAGTATGATGAGCGTAAAGTGGCTTACGTGGACCATGTGGTACAGGAGATTCTGGAAACAGAGAGGACCTATGTCCAGGACCTGAAGAGCATCGTCCAG gattaTTTGGAGTGTATCAGTAATCAGGCTCGGCCCATGTTGGGGTTGGAGGACAGGAATTCACTGTTTGGAAACATTCGGGAAATTTACTGTTTCAatag ggatcTCCTGCATGATTTGGAAAAGTGTAATGCAGACCCGGTGGCCATCGCTCAGTGCTTTGTAGCAAAG aGTGAAGaatttcatatttatacacaGTACTGCACTAATTACCCAAG gtctgtAGCTGTCCTCAGTGAGTGTATGAGGAATAAAGTGGTGGCGAAGTTTCTGCGTGAGCGTCAGGAGTGTGTAAAACACTCACTGCCTCTCGGCTCGTTCCTGCTCAAACCTGTACAGAGGATTCTCAAGTACCACCTGCTGCTGCAt gaaattGCCACACACCTGGAGAAGGACTCACAGAGACATGGTGTGGTTCAGGAGGCCATCGACACCATGCAGAGAGTCGCCTGGCACATCAACGACATGAAGAGGAAACATGAGAACACTGTCAGgctgcag gaGATCCAAAGTTTGTTGACAAACTGGCAGGGTcctgatctgattggttatgGTGAGCTGGTTCTGGAGGGAACGTTTCGAGTCCAGAGGGTGAAGAACGAGAGAACTTTCTTCCTCTTCGACAAACTTCTCCTCATCACCAAGAAACGGGAGGAGACATATGCCTACAAAGCACACATACTG tgctgtaactTGATGCTGGTGGAGGTCATTCCCAAGGAACCACTGAGCTTCAGCGTGTTCCACTATAAGAACCCCAAACTGCAGCACACAGtgcag GCCAAGTCCCAGCAAGACAAGCGAACATGGATCCAACACCTGAAGAGGCTCATTCTGGAGAACCATCCAGCAAAAATCCCAGCCAAG GCCAAGCAGGCAATTCTGGAAATGGATGTGC ACCAGTGTAGCCCTGAGGGCCAGAACAGAAACAACCTGAAGGAAGGGCCATCCCCCAGAAGAGCACGCAGGAAGACTG AACCCTTGTCCAAACTgctcaaaaacaaacatgcaa TATCCAGTCCAGATATACAGAAG cgaAGCAGTTTTGGTGCAACACTTCTGTCTCCTGTTGTTCACCTGGGCACTATTGGCCGATCGCGCAGCCTTGTTAGCCAATCGCAGGAGTCCCTGGACCCTGGTGATCACGGTGACCACAGTGACATAGATGAGGGTTTACATCCACAGgatgctgatgatgaagatgaaagtGGAATG GGCTCTGGAGGAAAGCTACGTGTACCTGGAAAGAGCAGCAGGAAAAGGCTAAATGCCCAGGTGTCAGTGGACAGCATCGACCACTGGAAGAATCACAGTCTGGACCATATTGATCTACAG ACGGCCAAAGAGTCTCTGCAGAAAGAGACGGTGCACACCCCCATCTTAAGGGTGACCTGTCCTCCTGAAACAAGGGCTGATCACTTCTCCCAGTTTCTGGGCACAAGCAGTGGACATTCTGTTCCAAACATATGGGCAGATCACAGAGTGCGTCGAGCCATGTTTCCTACTCGTCAAAAGACTGTCCAAATCGATGACGATGAAGACATTTATCAGATGTTTGTGCCCACTGAGAACGATACAAGTGGGCATGATATTGAAAGCGATCATGATGCGGTTGATGATCATCCTGGACGTCCGTGTAGCTGGCATGTTGAACAGACAAAGTCGGGGCAGTTAGACCTTCCAGCCAATAGGAATAAGGTGTTGCGCAGGGCAAGTAGTGTTGGAGAGCAGCAAAGTGAGCGACAAAGTCCTACAAAAAAAGCTGTCCTTAAAGAGGAAGTACACAATAATACAGAGTCTTCGAGTAACGAGATCTCCGGATCTTCCTCAACTGAACAGCTAACGATTGATGATATTGAGGTTGTTTACGACAACATTAGCTACGAAGAACTGCAGGCCATGGGACTGATTCGGAAGGATCCGGAAGTGAAACCAGCTGTACCTCCACAAATCTTAGTTTCTCCAGTTGAAATTGAGAGCTCATCTGAAAGCAGCAGGTCCTCAGGCCAAGAGGGAGCACCATTTGAACCTGCCAATATGCAGACACCAGAGGATGAGGAAAATGTCTATGATACCATCGTATTCCGTGAACTGCCACCTTCTTTCGCAGAGACAGGAAGAGCAAATGAACATGCAGCCAATCAGGATAATGAGGAATCACCCAAGGCAGACTTTACACTTAGCCAGAACTTAGAAACTGTTGTTTTTGAAGAAAGACCAAATTTAGAATCCAGCAAAGTAGCAAAACGACCCCTTCCTAAGATTCCAACTGTTTCAATTACTGATATGGACATACCGTTAAATTTGGATAAACCTTCTGAGCAGTCAGTGTCTGATCATATGTCAGAGCAAGTTGATGAGATCTGGAACGATCTTGAAAACTACATCAGAAATAATGAGAAGAAAGCAGATAAGCTCCCAGCTGCATTCCCTGTCAATAGACCAGAGTCACCACACAAGAAGTGTGATTCACCAAGTAAAATAGAAAGTTCTTCAGATAAATTACACAACACTCCAACAAAGGCAGTCAAATCTCAGCTAAAATCACAAGACTcccaagacaaaacacaaaatctgcCACGAAAATCTCATCCATCTCCCAACAGAAAATGTAATCCTGCACGGAAAACTAGTGATGCTCATGTCAGAACAGATGGTGTTAAGAAGGTAAAGAAAAGCACATCATCACCCAGTTCTCCAGCCTTCCACCCCATTCCAACATTTAAATTCCCTGTGCTCAGTGTTCCCAAACTTGTGCGAGAACCTACATTTGAGATAGATGAGCCTGAGTCCCCTCCATCTACGCCTCCTGCTACACCTTCTGTTCCACAGGCTTCTAGCCCTGCTCCTCAGACCTCCAGGCCTGCTCCCCAAGTCTCCAGCTGTGCTCCTCAGATCTCCAGCCCTGCTCCCCAAGTCTCCAATCTTGCTCGTCAGACCTCCAGCGATCCTCCCCAAGTCTCCAGCCCTGCTCCTCAGGTCTCTAGCCCTGCTCCTCAGACCTTCTGCCCCATAACCCACATCTCCAGCCCTGCTTCCCAAGTCTCCAGCCCTGCTCCCCAAGTTTCTAGCCCTGCTCCCCACATCTCCAACCCTGCTCCCCAAGTTCAAGTCTTCAGCCAAATATCAAGCCCAGTTTCCCAAGTCCAGGTCTCCAGCCCTATCAGCCAAATATCAAGCCCAGTTTCCCAAGTCCAGGTCTCCAGCCCTATCAGCCAAATATCAAGCCCAGTTTCCCAAGTCCAGGTCTCCAGCCCTATCAGCCAAATATCAAGCCCAGTTTCCCAAGTCCAGGTCTCCAACCCTATCAGCCAAATTTTAAGCCCAGTTTCCCAAGTCCAGGTCTCCAGCTCTATTCCAGAAATCCAAATCTCCAGCCCTGAACCCCCACCTGGCACAGTAAAGAGTATCCGGAACAAATTAGCCAGGCTTAGTAGTGGAAGCTTTCGGATAGACGATGAGGATATACCAACATCAAAAGAACCTGAGCTACAAACATTATTCTGTGGTCTAGACCCCTCATTTCTTCCTCTGGCATCCTCTGGACTTCTCATAGGTGGAGATGCTGGAGATCAGCTGCTGGATTTAGGGGAAAAAGGTCGAAACAGGGTTTTCCTTATGGCTAGACAATACAGTCAGAAGATCAAGAAGGCTAACCAACTGTTGAAGATGAAGAGCATGGACCATGAGCCCAGCTGCACAAGACTCAGGACAAACAAGGCAAAAGATTTAGCTGCGATTTTGGAAGAAAAGAAGCAAGGAGGAGCAGCTATAG GAGCACGGATAGCTGAATATTCCCACTTATACGAGCAGGTGATGTTCAAGGAGCCTCCTACTACTACTCCAGTGCTCAAATCTTCAGTCAGTGTTTCAGGACCTCACCCATTTTCCTCACGCTCTGGCTTGGCTTCCTCTCCATCCCTGCCTGAGAGCGCCTTCCCAGAGACGGACTGGTTGAACTGCACCTACAGCAATGGTGAACTTGCTGGCTTTGTGTCTTGGCCTGCTGAAGTCGGAGGGGGTTCGTCCCCTCAACCACAAATGACCCCTGCAATGTCTGTCCCTGCACTGAAGAACCTTCCGCCACCTCCAAGCGCTCCAGCCAATCAGCGCTGGAGTACCTGTGTGTCTCCAGCCAGCAAAGATGATTCTGAGCACATCTACAGCACCCTGGGGGAGCGCAGTGTTAAAGCTCCACCCTACAGCCGCTGTCAGTCCTCGTCCTCATTGGCTGAGCATcaggagaaagaaaacagtGGGAATATGGGTAATTTGGGACACACCACCAGTCATTCAGGGGGGACTGTGATGTCAGGATGTGGTCTCGGTCCTCGACAGCACAGTCTTCCTGAGTGTCCTACCCAAGTGACCTCTGACCTTTCCCTGTCATGTGACCTCACACTTAGGGACTCTCAAAAAGTACTAGTGTTAAACAGACATTCAAATCAGAACGCGATCAGTGCCACGCAGAACTACCTGGCCAACTTCAAAGACGACGACGACGACGACGACTATGTCGAAATCCGCTCCGAGGACGAGAGTGATCGCATGGAAAAGGGCTACACCTCAAGCCCAGATCCAGCTCTGCACGGCTACACCCGGAGTGACCCAGATGAGGGTCAGCAAGCACTCAATCAGCCCAAAATTGTCCAGTCGCTGCGGGAGAAGTTCCAGTGTCTCGGTTCCAGCAGCTTTGCATAA
- the LOC124398754 gene encoding pleckstrin homology domain-containing family G member 1 isoform X3 — MTFQLTITRGPAEEFLLPPDVLPPLPEVPIFKGAVLSRGAFRNPTLHHCSSHSMDSAQCNDRPISYTSTSSSASSSRDSHCSAVLGSVSERDQDSGAIRLELIPTRQLEEVEPTAPANQYDERKVAYVDHVVQEILETERTYVQDLKSIVQDYLECISNQARPMLGLEDRNSLFGNIREIYCFNRDLLHDLEKCNADPVAIAQCFVAKSEEFHIYTQYCTNYPRSVAVLSECMRNKVVAKFLRERQECVKHSLPLGSFLLKPVQRILKYHLLLHEIATHLEKDSQRHGVVQEAIDTMQRVAWHINDMKRKHENTVRLQEIQSLLTNWQGPDLIGYGELVLEGTFRVQRVKNERTFFLFDKLLLITKKREETYAYKAHILCCNLMLVEVIPKEPLSFSVFHYKNPKLQHTVQAKSQQDKRTWIQHLKRLILENHPAKIPAKAKQAILEMDVHQCSPEGQNRNNLKEGPSPRRARRKTEPLSKLLKNKHAISSPDIQKRSSFGATLLSPVVHLGTIGRSRSLVSQSQESLDPGDHGDHSDIDEGLHPQDADDEDESGMGSGGKLRVPGKSSRKRLNAQVSVDSIDHWKNHSLDHIDLQTAKESLQKETVHTPILRVTCPPETRADHFSQFLGTSSGHSVPNIWADHRVRRAMFPTRQKTVQIDDDEDIYQMFVPTENDTSGHDIESDHDAVDDHPGRPCSWHVEQTKSGQLDLPANRNKVLRRASSVGEQQSERQSPTKKAVLKEEVHNNTESSSNEISGSSSTEQLTIDDIEVVYDNISYEELQAMGLIRKDPEVKPAVPPQILVSPVEIESSSESSRSSGQEGAPFEPANMQTPEDEENVYDTIVFRELPPSFAETGRANEHAANQDNEESPKADFTLSQNLETVVFEERPNLESSKVAKRPLPKIPTVSITDMDIPLNLDKPSEQSVSDHMSEQVDEIWNDLENYIRNNEKKADKLPAAFPVNRPESPHKKCDSPSKIESSSDKLHNTPTKAVKSQLKSQDSQDKTQNLPRKSHPSPNRKCNPARKTSDAHVRTDGVKKVKKSTSSPSSPAFHPIPTFKFPVLSVPKLVREPTFEIDEPESPPSTPPATPSVPQASSPAPQTSRPAPQVSSCAPQISSPAPQVSNLARQTSSDPPQVSSPAPQVSSPAPQTFCPITHISSPASQVSSPAPQVSSPAPHISNPAPQVQVFSQISSPVSQVQVSSPISQISSPVSQVQVSSPISQISSPVSQVQVSNPISQILSPVSQVQVSSSIPEIQISSPEPPPGTVKSIRNKLARLSSGSFRIDDEDIPTSKEPELQTLFCGLDPSFLPLASSGLLIGGDAGDQLLDLGEKGRNRVFLMARQYSQKIKKANQLLKMKSMDHEPSCTRLRTNKAKDLAAILEEKKQGGAAIGARIAEYSHLYEQVMFKEPPTTTPVLKSSVSVSGPHPFSSRSGLASSPSLPESAFPETDWLNCTYSNGELAGFVSWPAEVGGGSSPQPQMTPAMSVPALKNLPPPPSAPANQRWSTCVSPASKDDSEHIYSTLGERSVKAPPYSRCQSSSSLAEHQEKENSGNMGNLGHTTSHSGGTVMSGCGLGPRQHSLPECPTQVTSDLSLSCDLTLRDSQKVLVLNRHSNQNAISATQNYLANFKDDDDDDDYVEIRSEDESDRMEKGYTSSPDPALHGYTRSDPDEGQQALNQPKIVQSLREKFQCLGSSSFA; from the exons AAGAGTTCCTGTTGCCCCCTGATGTCTTACCCCCACTGCCGGAGGTCCCCATTTTCAAAGGGGCGGTGCTAAGCCGAGGGGCCTTCCGAAACCCCACCCTCCATCACTGCTCCTCCCACAGCATGGATTCTGCCCAGTGCAACGACCGGCCGATCAGctacacctccacctcctcttctGCCTCCTCATCACGGGACAGCCACTGCTCAGCCGTGTTAGGCTCCGTCTCTGAGCGGGACCAGGACTCTGGGGCCATCCGACTAGAACTCATCCCCACCCGACAGCTGGAGGAGGTGGAGCCAACTGCTCCAGCCAATCAGTATGATGAGCGTAAAGTGGCTTACGTGGACCATGTGGTACAGGAGATTCTGGAAACAGAGAGGACCTATGTCCAGGACCTGAAGAGCATCGTCCAG gattaTTTGGAGTGTATCAGTAATCAGGCTCGGCCCATGTTGGGGTTGGAGGACAGGAATTCACTGTTTGGAAACATTCGGGAAATTTACTGTTTCAatag ggatcTCCTGCATGATTTGGAAAAGTGTAATGCAGACCCGGTGGCCATCGCTCAGTGCTTTGTAGCAAAG aGTGAAGaatttcatatttatacacaGTACTGCACTAATTACCCAAG gtctgtAGCTGTCCTCAGTGAGTGTATGAGGAATAAAGTGGTGGCGAAGTTTCTGCGTGAGCGTCAGGAGTGTGTAAAACACTCACTGCCTCTCGGCTCGTTCCTGCTCAAACCTGTACAGAGGATTCTCAAGTACCACCTGCTGCTGCAt gaaattGCCACACACCTGGAGAAGGACTCACAGAGACATGGTGTGGTTCAGGAGGCCATCGACACCATGCAGAGAGTCGCCTGGCACATCAACGACATGAAGAGGAAACATGAGAACACTGTCAGgctgcag gaGATCCAAAGTTTGTTGACAAACTGGCAGGGTcctgatctgattggttatgGTGAGCTGGTTCTGGAGGGAACGTTTCGAGTCCAGAGGGTGAAGAACGAGAGAACTTTCTTCCTCTTCGACAAACTTCTCCTCATCACCAAGAAACGGGAGGAGACATATGCCTACAAAGCACACATACTG tgctgtaactTGATGCTGGTGGAGGTCATTCCCAAGGAACCACTGAGCTTCAGCGTGTTCCACTATAAGAACCCCAAACTGCAGCACACAGtgcag GCCAAGTCCCAGCAAGACAAGCGAACATGGATCCAACACCTGAAGAGGCTCATTCTGGAGAACCATCCAGCAAAAATCCCAGCCAAG GCCAAGCAGGCAATTCTGGAAATGGATGTGC ACCAGTGTAGCCCTGAGGGCCAGAACAGAAACAACCTGAAGGAAGGGCCATCCCCCAGAAGAGCACGCAGGAAGACTG AACCCTTGTCCAAACTgctcaaaaacaaacatgcaa TATCCAGTCCAGATATACAGAAG cgaAGCAGTTTTGGTGCAACACTTCTGTCTCCTGTTGTTCACCTGGGCACTATTGGCCGATCGCGCAGCCTTGTTAGCCAATCGCAGGAGTCCCTGGACCCTGGTGATCACGGTGACCACAGTGACATAGATGAGGGTTTACATCCACAGgatgctgatgatgaagatgaaagtGGAATG GGCTCTGGAGGAAAGCTACGTGTACCTGGAAAGAGCAGCAGGAAAAGGCTAAATGCCCAGGTGTCAGTGGACAGCATCGACCACTGGAAGAATCACAGTCTGGACCATATTGATCTACAG ACGGCCAAAGAGTCTCTGCAGAAAGAGACGGTGCACACCCCCATCTTAAGGGTGACCTGTCCTCCTGAAACAAGGGCTGATCACTTCTCCCAGTTTCTGGGCACAAGCAGTGGACATTCTGTTCCAAACATATGGGCAGATCACAGAGTGCGTCGAGCCATGTTTCCTACTCGTCAAAAGACTGTCCAAATCGATGACGATGAAGACATTTATCAGATGTTTGTGCCCACTGAGAACGATACAAGTGGGCATGATATTGAAAGCGATCATGATGCGGTTGATGATCATCCTGGACGTCCGTGTAGCTGGCATGTTGAACAGACAAAGTCGGGGCAGTTAGACCTTCCAGCCAATAGGAATAAGGTGTTGCGCAGGGCAAGTAGTGTTGGAGAGCAGCAAAGTGAGCGACAAAGTCCTACAAAAAAAGCTGTCCTTAAAGAGGAAGTACACAATAATACAGAGTCTTCGAGTAACGAGATCTCCGGATCTTCCTCAACTGAACAGCTAACGATTGATGATATTGAGGTTGTTTACGACAACATTAGCTACGAAGAACTGCAGGCCATGGGACTGATTCGGAAGGATCCGGAAGTGAAACCAGCTGTACCTCCACAAATCTTAGTTTCTCCAGTTGAAATTGAGAGCTCATCTGAAAGCAGCAGGTCCTCAGGCCAAGAGGGAGCACCATTTGAACCTGCCAATATGCAGACACCAGAGGATGAGGAAAATGTCTATGATACCATCGTATTCCGTGAACTGCCACCTTCTTTCGCAGAGACAGGAAGAGCAAATGAACATGCAGCCAATCAGGATAATGAGGAATCACCCAAGGCAGACTTTACACTTAGCCAGAACTTAGAAACTGTTGTTTTTGAAGAAAGACCAAATTTAGAATCCAGCAAAGTAGCAAAACGACCCCTTCCTAAGATTCCAACTGTTTCAATTACTGATATGGACATACCGTTAAATTTGGATAAACCTTCTGAGCAGTCAGTGTCTGATCATATGTCAGAGCAAGTTGATGAGATCTGGAACGATCTTGAAAACTACATCAGAAATAATGAGAAGAAAGCAGATAAGCTCCCAGCTGCATTCCCTGTCAATAGACCAGAGTCACCACACAAGAAGTGTGATTCACCAAGTAAAATAGAAAGTTCTTCAGATAAATTACACAACACTCCAACAAAGGCAGTCAAATCTCAGCTAAAATCACAAGACTcccaagacaaaacacaaaatctgcCACGAAAATCTCATCCATCTCCCAACAGAAAATGTAATCCTGCACGGAAAACTAGTGATGCTCATGTCAGAACAGATGGTGTTAAGAAGGTAAAGAAAAGCACATCATCACCCAGTTCTCCAGCCTTCCACCCCATTCCAACATTTAAATTCCCTGTGCTCAGTGTTCCCAAACTTGTGCGAGAACCTACATTTGAGATAGATGAGCCTGAGTCCCCTCCATCTACGCCTCCTGCTACACCTTCTGTTCCACAGGCTTCTAGCCCTGCTCCTCAGACCTCCAGGCCTGCTCCCCAAGTCTCCAGCTGTGCTCCTCAGATCTCCAGCCCTGCTCCCCAAGTCTCCAATCTTGCTCGTCAGACCTCCAGCGATCCTCCCCAAGTCTCCAGCCCTGCTCCTCAGGTCTCTAGCCCTGCTCCTCAGACCTTCTGCCCCATAACCCACATCTCCAGCCCTGCTTCCCAAGTCTCCAGCCCTGCTCCCCAAGTTTCTAGCCCTGCTCCCCACATCTCCAACCCTGCTCCCCAAGTTCAAGTCTTCAGCCAA ATATCAAGCCCAGTTTCCCAAGTCCAGGTCTCCAGCCCTATCAGCCAAATATCAAGCCCAGTTTCCCAAGTCCAGGTCTCCAGCCCTATCAGCCAAATATCAAGCCCAGTTTCCCAAGTCCAGGTCTCCAACCCTATCAGCCAAATTTTAAGCCCAGTTTCCCAAGTCCAGGTCTCCAGCTCTATTCCAGAAATCCAAATCTCCAGCCCTGAACCCCCACCTGGCACAGTAAAGAGTATCCGGAACAAATTAGCCAGGCTTAGTAGTGGAAGCTTTCGGATAGACGATGAGGATATACCAACATCAAAAGAACCTGAGCTACAAACATTATTCTGTGGTCTAGACCCCTCATTTCTTCCTCTGGCATCCTCTGGACTTCTCATAGGTGGAGATGCTGGAGATCAGCTGCTGGATTTAGGGGAAAAAGGTCGAAACAGGGTTTTCCTTATGGCTAGACAATACAGTCAGAAGATCAAGAAGGCTAACCAACTGTTGAAGATGAAGAGCATGGACCATGAGCCCAGCTGCACAAGACTCAGGACAAACAAGGCAAAAGATTTAGCTGCGATTTTGGAAGAAAAGAAGCAAGGAGGAGCAGCTATAG GAGCACGGATAGCTGAATATTCCCACTTATACGAGCAGGTGATGTTCAAGGAGCCTCCTACTACTACTCCAGTGCTCAAATCTTCAGTCAGTGTTTCAGGACCTCACCCATTTTCCTCACGCTCTGGCTTGGCTTCCTCTCCATCCCTGCCTGAGAGCGCCTTCCCAGAGACGGACTGGTTGAACTGCACCTACAGCAATGGTGAACTTGCTGGCTTTGTGTCTTGGCCTGCTGAAGTCGGAGGGGGTTCGTCCCCTCAACCACAAATGACCCCTGCAATGTCTGTCCCTGCACTGAAGAACCTTCCGCCACCTCCAAGCGCTCCAGCCAATCAGCGCTGGAGTACCTGTGTGTCTCCAGCCAGCAAAGATGATTCTGAGCACATCTACAGCACCCTGGGGGAGCGCAGTGTTAAAGCTCCACCCTACAGCCGCTGTCAGTCCTCGTCCTCATTGGCTGAGCATcaggagaaagaaaacagtGGGAATATGGGTAATTTGGGACACACCACCAGTCATTCAGGGGGGACTGTGATGTCAGGATGTGGTCTCGGTCCTCGACAGCACAGTCTTCCTGAGTGTCCTACCCAAGTGACCTCTGACCTTTCCCTGTCATGTGACCTCACACTTAGGGACTCTCAAAAAGTACTAGTGTTAAACAGACATTCAAATCAGAACGCGATCAGTGCCACGCAGAACTACCTGGCCAACTTCAAAGACGACGACGACGACGACGACTATGTCGAAATCCGCTCCGAGGACGAGAGTGATCGCATGGAAAAGGGCTACACCTCAAGCCCAGATCCAGCTCTGCACGGCTACACCCGGAGTGACCCAGATGAGGGTCAGCAAGCACTCAATCAGCCCAAAATTGTCCAGTCGCTGCGGGAGAAGTTCCAGTGTCTCGGTTCCAGCAGCTTTGCATAA